The genomic segment CGGTGAGATCACCCCGGCCGATGAACACCGCGTCGAGCCCTTCAACGGCAACAATCGCATCGATGACATCCAGCGCCGCTGGATCCTCGATCATGGCGATGGTGGCGACGCTCGCATCGGCGCCATCGACCAGGCTCCACATCTTGCCGGCGCCATAGCCACCAGCGCGGGTGACGCCTGAGAAACCACGGGCACCGCGGCGATACCGACAGGCGGCGACCAGCGCCTCGGCCTGGGCGACGCTCGCCACATGGGGCGCCAGCACGCCAACGGCGCCGCAATCGAGCACCGAGAGAATGGCATCGGCCGACAGCACCGGCACGCGCACGATGCCCGCCACCTGCGCCGCCCATGCGGCCAGCAGCGACACATCGGTCGCGTTCCGGTCGAACGGCGCATGCTCCTGGTCGATGACGACAAAATCGAAGC from the Beijerinckia sp. 28-YEA-48 genome contains:
- a CDS encoding aldolase/citrate lyase family protein; translation: MTSPAQSSFRRRLLNRECLVGSFIKTPTSHAIEIIGGAGFDFVVIDQEHAPFDRNATDVSLLAAWAAQVAGIVRVPVLSADAILSVLDCGAVGVLAPHVASVAQAEALVAACRYRRGARGFSGVTRAGGYGAGKMWSLVDGADASVATIAMIEDPAALDVIDAIVAVEGLDAVFIGRGDLTVAFGAPTRDAPVVRDAVDAIIAAAKKVGKPVCVMVDGAEEAADFAARGASAFIVSSDQGFLRKAAAQALAEMSALKVAS